The genomic segment CGCCCGCCGGCCCGATCCGGTCCTCATCCGTGTAGAGCAGGTCGAGATCGGGCTCGCGGGCGAGCCGCCGGACGAGGGCGAGAAGCGCCTGCGGCGCGAGCCGGGCGCCGGGCTCCATCGTGGCGAGATAGGGGCCGCGCGCTTGCGCCAGCGCCGCATCGAGGGAAGCCGCTTTGCCGTGTCCGGACGGCAGCAGACGAATGCGGCCGTCCTCCGCCGCCAGCGCGTCGAGCGCGGCCGATGGCGCCGCTGCGAGGCACAATTCCCAATCCGGGTAGACCTGCGCCCGCAGGCTCGCGACCGTCTCCCCGAGCTGGACCGGATCGTCGCCGCCCGCCATGAGGAGGGAGATCAACGGGCGCTCCGACAGGGTTCCGAGCTGCGCGCGCATCGTCTCGATGGAGGGCAGGGCCTTAGCCTCCACCGCCTGAATCCAGGCGGCGTAGCTGGCGGGCGGACGGTGGGTCTGGGCGGCGCGGGTGAGGCGGCGCCAGATTTCGCCGGGCGGCACGCTGCGCAGGAGGCCGACGGCGCGGCGCAGGAGGCGCAGCGGCCGACGCTCCTGCGGCGGCAACTGTTCGATGATCTTTTGGGCGGACAGGAGGGCCGCCTCGATCCGGCCCGCCGGCGCGATCCGCACCCCGTCGAGGCGGAAGCGCGGGCCTGCCTCGGCGGCTTCCAGGCGCAGCGCGCGTGTGCCGCGCGGCAGGCGGATCAGGTCATCGGTGCCGTCCGCCCGCACGGTGAGCCGGTAGCGGCGCGGCTCGGCCTCGCCCCGCGTCTCGACCGCGAGCACCGGCCGCACCGAATCCGGTCGGCAGCGGATGCGGATGCGCTGGCCCGACAGGGCCGACACGGCGTCCGCCGGGCCGAGCGCGAAGACGGGATCGGGGCCGGTCGCGCTCCAGGCGTCGTCCGCACAACGGCGCAGGTCGCGCAGGGGATAGAGGCCGAGCGCCTCACGGCGCTTCATGGAAACAGCCCGTCGTCTCGGTTCCGGTGGAAGCTCATGCGGCGCGGGAATCCACGAAATCGGCCGCGCCGTGAAGCGGTTTCTTGCAAAAGCGGTGTGTTGTCGGCCCTGTGTCGGCAAAGCGAAGGGTTTCTGTCATCGAAGTTTCATCGCCGGTCGGCAGATGCTTGCCCTGCGGGCCGCCCAGAGGGCACTCTTTCCGGGCAGCGTTCAGGAGCCCGCACGTCCGTGAAGGGAAACCGGATCATGTCGGCGGCAAACGAAGTGGTCGCCGTGGCGGCACACGGCGAAGCTCCCGCTCAGTCGGGCGGCCGAAGCGCGGCAAAGGACAAGGCGGGCAAGACCGTCAAGCGGCTGCGCCCCCCGGCGGCCAAGAGCGTCGGCTGGGCGCTGGTCCAGGCGGCGCGGCTGCACCGCGCCCGGATCGGCGACCGGCTCGCCGAACTCGACCTGTTCGCTGGCCAGGAGCAGGTGGTGCAGGCGCTGGCGGCGGCCGGAAGCATGACCATGGGCGATCTCGCCGCGACCCTGCGGGTGCGCCCGCCGACCGCCTCCAAGACGATCTCGCGGCTCGCCGCCCTCGGCTTCGTCGAACGCCGGGCCGAAGCCGGCGACGGCCGCATCGTGCGCGTGCGCCTTACCGAGACGGGCTTTGCCAAGGCCGCCGCGATCGAGCGAATCTGGGACGAGGTCGAGGCCGAGCTGCTCGAAGACTTCGACAACAAGGAGCGCCGCCGCCTGCGCAAGCTCTTGCGCCGCGTCGCCCGCAGCCTCGCGGGAGCCGCGGGTGTGACCGGCCACGAAGAGGCCGATGCCGAGATCGACGGCGAGGCCGACGACGAGGACGAGGCTTTGCTGCCTCCGGGCGCGACGAGCGCGGTCGTCTGATCCTGAGGCGAAGCCGGCAGCGCGCAGCCCCTATCGAGAGGGGCCGCCTCGCCAAGTGTCGTGTGGCCAGCCGATTCTTGAGATTCGGCGTCCGGGGCGATGCGCTCGCCTGACCGGTCAGGCCCGCCCGGCGGGCACCATGTCGGCGAGATCCAGCTGGGCCGGGCGGGAGAGGGCGGCGGCCAGCATCGCTTCCAGGACGATGAGGTCGGTTTCCGGGTCGGGCTCCCAGCCGCAGGGGCAGTGCCCGTCGGGATCGTGCGCGGCGGCCACCTGCCGGTAGAGCGTGCCGACGGTACGCGCTGCGGCTTCAAGAGCGGCCATGACATGCATCGGCTCGCGCTGAAGTGCCTGCCAGAACGCGGTCGTGAGCGCCCGCTCCAGCGTGCCCTGCGCGTGCCGCTCCGCCGCGTCGGGTGGAGCCGTGACGAGGCCGGCGCTCATGCCTGCACCTGCGCCCGCGCTTCGACCGGGATCAGCCGCGGCGGTGTCGCGTCGCCCGGCTCCAACCCGACCAGGGATTCGAGGCCACCCCGGCTCAGGCCGAGTGAGGAGCCGTCCCACCACGCGAGCCGCACGGATTCGAGCACCGCGTCGAGGGCCGCGAGCAGACCAGCCAAGCCGCCGGAGCCGTCGCGGACCGAGGACAGCGTATCGGCCCGCGAGGGCCACGCGCTGACGTGAGAAGCGTTCGGGAATGTCAGAATGTGCGCCATGCATTCATCATGGCTCCATCTGTCGATATTGCGCAAGCGATCTTCAAAACATTGGAAATGCTTTAATCGAGCTCTGTTTCGAAGCTTTGCACTATTGATTTAGAACAATTCAACCCGCCTCAAAAAATCACGGCGGCATCTCGGTTTGGCCGGGCCGGACGGCGTCGATCAGCGGACGGGCCGGTCGAAGGCCGTGTCGGTGTAGGGCTCGCCCTTGAGGGTGAAGTGCCACCATTCCTGCGCGTAGGGCACGAAGCCGGCGCGAATCATCGCGTCGCGCAGGCGGTGACGGTTGCGCGACTGGATCGGGCTGACGCCGGGAAAATCCGTTGCCGAGGACGGGTCGAACAGGTCGAACGGCGTGCCCATGTCGAGTTCGACGCCGTCGGCGCTGCGCACCAGCGTCAGGTCCACGGTGGAGCCGCGGGAATGCGACGAGCGCTCAGCGATGTAGCCGAGGCGGAACAGATCCGCCTTGTCCGTCCGCGGGTAGTAGGCCGCCTTCATGCGTGTGTCGGCCGGGTCGCGCGCCCAGGTGGCGAAGTCGGCCACGGCCTGGCGCGGGCGGTAGCAATCGAACACCTTCAGGCCGAGGCCGTCCGGCGCCAGCGACGCCTGCACCCGGGCCAGCGCGCCGGCGGCCTGCGGGGGTGAGCAGGCAGCGCGGTGCCTCGTAGCCGGCGATGGGCCGGCCGACGAAGTTGTCGGAGCCGGCATAGCGCATGTCGAGCGCGAGCCCCGGCACGTGCCGGGCGGCATCGACGAAGGGGATCAGTCTCCGCCTCGGCGGGCTGAGACGCGGCGAGGGCGAAGCCCGTCAGTGCGACGCGCATCAAGCCCGCCATGCCAGCAGCCCCGCGCCCGCCGCGATCAGCCCGACGCCGAGCCAGTGATGGGGCGCGAGGCGCTCGCCGAGGAAGAGGACGCCGAACACGGCCACCAGCACGACGCTCAGCTTGTCCAGCGGCGCCACGCGGCCGGCATCACCCAGCGCGAGCGCCCGGAAGTAGCAGAGCCAGGACGCGCCGGTGGCGAGCCCCGACAGGATCAGAAAGACGAGATTTCGGCCGGAGACGCGGCCCAGCTCCTGCGCCTGTCCGGACGCGGCGAGGATCGCCCCGGCGAGCGCCAGCACGACAAGCGTTCGAATGAAGGTCGCCACATCCGGCGCAACGCCGTCGATGCCGACCTTGGCGAGGATTGCCGTGGCGGCGGCGAACCCGGCGGAGAGCAGGGCCCAGAACCGCCACGACAGGAGCCATTCGCTCACCGCTTCCTCCTTCACAGGGCGTGGCGCATCACGATCAGGGCCAGGGCCAGCCCGCCGACGCCCGCCAGCACCGAGACGAGCACGTAGGCGAGCGCCGCCAACCCGTCGCCGCGCTCCATGAGGGTGAAGGCTTCGAGGGAAAAGGTCGAGAAGGTGGTGAAGCCGCCCAGGATTCCGGTGGCCACGAACAGCCGCGCCTGGGGCGGCCCGCCGCGCGCGGCCAGCCAGCCGGTGACGATCCCCATCAGCACCGATCCGGCGACGTTGATGCCGAGCGTGCCCCACGGAAAGCTCGCCCCGAGCCGCACGGCCCAGGCGTTGACGCCGTGGCGCATGACACCGCCGAGGCCGGCACCGAGGAAAACGAGAAGGGTGTTCAAGGCTGAAGGCTCGGGATGAAACGCCGTTACGGCGCGGGCTTGCAAGGCGCGTGCAGATCTAGCGCATCGAGCGGACGGAGGCGTGCATCATCCGAAGCCGTTGCGTTGTGCAACGACGGTTCGAGCTACGCTTGGCTTTCATCATGAGCGTCAGTGAGGCGATCCGGACAAGGCGACGGCAACAGGTCTGGCACGGGCCGTTGGAGCCGGCCCTTCAAGAGAAAGCCCCGCCGGCACTGGACCGACGGGGCTTTTGTTTCGAGCCGACGGGGTGGTTCAGTCCTCGCCCAAAATCTTATCGGGCGTGATCGGCAGGTGGCGGATGCGCTTGCCGGTGGCGTGGTAGACCGCGTTGGAGATCGCGGCGGCCACGCCGACGATGCCGATTTCGCCGAGGCCCTTCACGCCGAGGGGGTTCGCCTTGTCCTCCTCGTCCACGAAGATCACGTCGATGTCGTGGATATCGGCATGCACCGGCACGTGGTACTCGCCGAGATTGTGGTTCATGAACCGGCCGATGCGGTGGTCGAGCATCGATTCTTCGTGCAGGGCCGAGCCGATACCCATGACGACGCCGCCGAGGATCTGGCTGCGGGCCGTCTTGAGGTTGATGATCTTGCCCGCCGCGATGGCCGAGACCACGCGGGTGCAGCGCACTTGGCCGAGTTCCTCGTCGATCTTCACCTCCACGAAGATCGCCGAATGGGTGTAGGCCTCGTATTCTTGCGCAAAATCCTTGTCCGGGGCGGCCTCACCAGTCGCCTCCAGCTTTGGCGTGCCGGTCGCCGTCAGGACGTCGGTGAGCGCCACGCTCTTGGACGGATCGCCCGCCACCTCGATGCGGCCGTTCGAGAAGACGACGCGCTCGAAATCGGCGTTGGCCAGCGGTGAGTTCTCCATGCCGCGCGCCAGCTTGAACGCCTGCTCGGCGATATCGCGGCAGGCCTTCATCACGGCGGTGCCGGAGGAGGCCGCCGTCCATGAGCCGCCGGCCACGGGGGCCTTGGCGAGCTTGGTGTCGCCGAGCTTGGTCGTGACGTGTTCGAGCGGCAGGCCCAGCGTGTCGGCGGCGATCTGGGTCAGGATCGTGTAGGTGCCGGTGCCGATGTCGCCCGTCTGGTTGCCGACTTCGAGCCGGCCGTCCGCGGTGAGCACGGCATGCGCACTCGACTGCATCATCATCGATTCCCAGATGCCAGTCGCCATGCCCCAGCCGACGAGTTCCCGGCCCTCGCGCATGGAACGCGGCTGCGGGTTGCGCCGGCTCCAGCCGAAGCGCTCGGCGCCCTCCCGGAAGCACTCCTTGAGCGCCTTGGAGCCGAACGGCTTGTCCTCGGTCGGGTCGCTCTCGGTGTAGTTCTTCAAGCGAAGCTGGATCGGATCCTGGCCGGTGGCGTAGGCCAGTTCGTCCATCGCCGTCTCGATGGCGTAGACGCCGGTCACCGCGCCGGGCGCACGCATATCGCCCGGCGTCGGGGTATCGATCTTGGCGAGGCTATAGGTGAGCGCGACGTTGTCACAGTCGTAGAGCACGCCCGACCAGTTAACGACGACCTCCTGGTAATCCTCGTAGGACGACGTGCCTTGTACTGCGTCGTGCTTGAGCGCGGTGAGCTTGCCCGAGCGGTCGGCGCCGAGCGAGACGGTCTGGAGCGCCTCCGAGCGGTAGGTGAAGGACCACATCTGGTCGCGGGTCAGCGTCACCCGCACCGAGCGGCCGAGATCTTTTGCCGCCAGCATCGCCAGGAAGAGCTGGTATTGCGGGCGCAGACCCGAGCCGAAGCCGCCGCCGAGATAGGGGTTCAGCACCCGCACCTGCTCCGGCTTCAAGCCGAAGGCGCTGGCGATGTAGTCGTGGGTGTTCGAGACGCCCTGGATCTTGTCGTAGACCGTGTAGGTGCCGTCCTTCTCCACGACGACGGTGGAGGCGTGCGGCTCCATCGGGTTGTGGTGCTCGTCGGCCATCCGGTATTGGCCGTTGACGCGGATTTCGGCCGAGTCGAACGCCTTTTCGGCATCGCCCCACGGCTCCGGCGGCGGCTTGATGCCGGCCCGCTTCATCGGCGGATCGTAGGCCTCGGGCGCTTGCGCCGAGAGGTCGGTGCGCGGGGCGACGACCCCGTAATCGACTCGCACCAGGGAGGCGGCGTAGCGCGCCGTCTCGAAATCCTCGGCGACGACGAGGGCCACCGGCTGGCCGGAAAAGACGATGCGGTTCGTCGCCAGCGCCTGGAACGGCGCGCCGGGTGGCGCCACCGCGTCCTGGTAATCCTCCGGGTTGTCGGAGGTGGCCGGTCGGTTCTCGTGGGTGATCACCTTGATGACGCCGGGCACCGCCTCGGCGGCCGAGGCGTCGATGCCCCGCACACTGCCCTTGGCGATGGCGCTCGATACCACCACGCCGTAGGCGAGGTCGGGTGCGGCGAACTCGCCGGCATATTTGGCGAGGCCGGTGACCTTGGCCGGGCCATCGACGCGGCTGACGGCGCTGCCGACGAACCGGTCGCGGCCGGCCGCCGGGCTGATCTGGACGGTCATGGCTGCTCCTTACTGGATGCGCTTGTCGGACTGGGACTGGGGCGTGCCGGCGGCGGCCTGCTCCAGGCCTCGGACGATGGCGCGGCGCGCCAGCTCGATCTTGAAGCCGTTGGTCGCCTGCGGCTTGGCCTCGCGCAGGATCAGGTCCGCCGCGGCCTTGAAGGTCTCGCGGGTGGCCGGCTTGCCCTGAAGCAGCGCCTCGGCTTCCGTGTTGCGCCAGGGCTTGTGGGCGACGCCGCCGAGCGCGAGGCGTGCGGTGCGGATGGTCTGGCCGTCGAGTTCGAGCGCGGCGGCGACCGAGACCAGTGCGAAGGCGTAGGAGAGCCGGTCACGCAGCTTCAGATAGGTGTGATGCTTGCCGCCAAAGCCCTTGGCCGGCAGGTCGATGGCGAGGATGATCTCACCGGGCGCGAGATTGGTGTCTTTCGAGGGCTCGTCGCCGGGCAGGCGGTGGAAGTCGGCGAAGGGGATCGAACGGTCACCCTGCGGCCCGCTCACCTGCACGGTCGCTTCCAACGCGGCGAGCGCCACGCACATGTCGGACGGGTGGGTGGCGATGCAGTGCTCGCTGGTGCCGAGGATCGCGTGAATGCGATCGACGCCACCGATGGCCGAGCAGCCGGAGCCCGGCTCGCGTTTGTTGCAGGGCGTGGCCGTATCGTAGAAGTAGTAACAGCGGGTGCGCTGCAGCAGGTTGCCGCCGGTCGAGGCCGCGTTGCGGAGCTGCGCCGAGGCGCCGGCCAGGATCGCGTCCGCCAGCAGCGGGTAGCGCTCGCGGATGCGGGCATCGTAGGCCAGCGTCGCGTTGGTCACGAGCGCGCCGATGCGCAGGCCGCTGTCGCGCTCCTCAATCTCGCCGAGCGGCAGGCGGGTGATGTCGATGAGCTTGCCCGGCCGCTCGACGTCGTACTTCATCAGGTCGATGAGGTTGGTGCCGCCGGCGATGAAGCGGGCCGCCGGGTCGCTGCCCAGCGCCTGCACCGCCTCCGCCACCGTGCTGGGGCGAACGTAATCGAAGCGGTTCATCGGGCGTCTCCCTGGTGCATGACCTCTTCGATGGCATCGACGATGTTGGTGTAGGCGCCGCAGCGGCAGATGTTGCCGCTCATCGCCTCACGGATCTCGTCGCGGGTCTTGGCGTGGCCCTCGTTCATCAAGCCGACCGAGGAGCAGAGCTGGCCCGGCGTGCAGTAGCCGCACTGGAAGGCGTCGTGCTCGACGAAGGCTTCCTGGATCGGGTGAAGGCTATTCTTGCCCTCGCGCTGGGCGAGGCCGGCGAGCCCCTCGACGGTGGTAATCTCGGCGCCGTCCTTCATCACCGCGAGGGTGAGGCAGGAATTGATGCGGGTGCCGTTCACGAGAACGGTGCAGGCGCCGCACTGACCGTGGTCGCAGCCCTTCTTGGTGCCGGTCAGATCGAGGCGCTCGCGCAGGAGATCGAGCAGCGTGGTCCAGGGCGCTACCTGAAGCGCGCGCCGCTCGCCATTGATGGTGAGCGTGATGCCGATTGTCCCGACGGCGCCGGGCGAACCGCTGTCGATGAGCATGGTTACATCCGTGATGAGGCTCGGGCTCCGCACGGACGGAACGCGAGGCATAAGGCTTCGCGAGGGGCCGGACGGGGAGCGCGTCTTGGAAGGGCGTGGGCTCAGGGCCCGCACCGGGTCGTGGCGATAACGATTCCAAGGTGGCCCTGTTCCGCTCGCCCTGGGGAGGGACGGCACGGCGCGATCACGGACCAGCGAGGCTTAGGCGCGCTTCCCGGCGGGCCGGGGTTACGCGGGGCGAGAAGCTCGGCTAACGCTTGCCCCGCACGCCGACTTCGAGGAGCCGCCATGGCCGATGCACTCGACCCCGTCCTCAACGACATCGACCGCGATCTGGACAACAGCCTGGAGCGGCTGTTCGCGTGGCTGCGCATCCCCTCGATCTCGACGGATTCCGCCTATGCCGGCCATTGCCGCGAGGCGGCGCACTGGCTCGAAGGAAACCTGACGGCGCTCGGCTTCGAGACCAGTGTCGCGGAGACCTCGCTGCATCCCGTCGTGCTGGCGCACCGCCCGAAGCCGGGGGCGCCGCACGTGCTGTTCTACGGCCATTACGACGTGCAGCCGGTCGATCCGGAAAACCTCTGGAAGACGCCGCCCTTCGAGCCGCGCATCGACGAGACGGGAAACTCGAAAAAAATCGTCGCCCGCGGTGCGTCCGACGACAAAGGTCAGGTCATGACCTTCGTCGAGGCGTGCCGGGCGCATCTCGCGATGAACGGCGACCTGCCCGTCGGCGTCACCATCCTGATCGAGGGTGCCGAGGAGAACGGCTCTCAGGGGTTGCCCGAATGGGTCGAGGCCAACCGCGAGCGGCTGAAGGCCGACGTGGTGCTCGTCTGCGACACCGGCATGTGGGATCGGCAGACGCCGCAGATCACCACCTCGCTGCGCGGGCTCGCCTATTACGAAGTGAAGGTGACCTGCGCCGACCGCGACCTGCATTCCGGCTTCTTCGGCGGTGCGGCGGCCAACCCGATCCACGTCCTGTCGCGGATCATCGCCGACCTCCATGACGCGGACGGCCGCGTGACCCTGCCGGGCTTCTACGACGGCGTGCGCGAGCCCCCGCCCGAGCTGCTGGAGCAGTGGCGCGGTCTCGGCCTGACCCCTGAGAAGTTCCTGGGACCCATCGGCCTAAAAGAGCCGGCCGGCGAGCGCGGGCGCCTGCCGATCGAGTTGATCCAGTCGCGCCCGGCCTGCGACGTCAACGGCATCATCGGCGGCTATACCGGCGAGGGGACGAAGACCGTCATCGCCTCCCAGGCCTCCGCGAAAGTCTCGTTCCGCCTCGTGGACGACCAGGACCCGGAGCAGCTCTCGAAGACCTTCGAGGCCTTCGTGCGCGCGCGCATCCCCGCCGACTGCTCGGTCGAGGTGATCTGCTACAAGGGCTCGCGGGCGGTGGCCTTGCCCTACGACATGCCGCAGCTCGCCGCCGCCCAGGCCGCGCTCGCGGCCGAGTGGGGCCGCCCGGCGGTGGCGGTGGGGGCTGGCGGCTCGATCCCGATCGTCGGCGACTTCAAGCGCATCCTCGGCCTCGATACCCTGCTGATCGGCTTCGGCCTCGACGACGACCGCATCCACTCGCCCAACGAGAAGTACGAACTGACGAGCTTCCACAAGGGCACGCGCTCCTGGGCGCGGATCCTCTCGGCGTTGGCGCAGGCGTGAGGGCGACGCGGCGCCGATGACACCGGGAATTCCCATCCGCCGTCCTCATCCTGAGGTGCCCGCGCCAGCGGGCCTCGAAGGGTGTTCCAGATCCCACGCGATCCCTGGACGATCCTTCGAGGCCGCTGCGCGGCACCTCAGGATGAGGCTCTGCGGGTGGGAGGCTCGTTGGTCCCCTCGGCAAACGGCGTGACGGCATGAGTGCCGCTGCGCTGTCACAGCCGATGCAGGGGGCCGTCCCCGGCCGGCTCATCGAGGCCGCGCCCGGCGCCTGCGTGCTGCGCTTTCCCCTGCCGCCCTCGCTGCCGATTCCGCTGCATGTCGCGGCGCCCGAGACGGTGCGGCTGGTGACCTGGGTCTTTTCCGGCCTTGAAGCGGGTGCGCCGGACGGTCCCGTCTGCCTGCTGGCGCTCGAAGCGGAGGGTGCTGCACTGCGCGAGGGCGTCACCCTCGCCACGCATTTCCGCGACCTCGTGGTGCGGTCCGAGCCGGCCGCGAGCGATGTCCTGCCTCCGTCCGAGCGAACCCTGCTCGCGCGGGCGCTGCTCTCGGCGGGCACGGCCGGGCTCGCGCCGCTCGGGCGCCTGTTCGGCCTCATCGAGGCGTCGGTCATCGCGCTGCCGGCCGCCGAGGATGCGCCGGATCTCGCCGACGAGGATCACGGTTGGTCGCTGGGCGGCACCGCGATCCCGCACGGCCTGCTGTTTCGCGCACGCGCCGGCTGGGGCTGTGCGCGGGTGGCCGGGGCACGGCTGCGCTTTGGCCGGCACCCGCGCCAGCATCTGACCCTCGAACCCGTTTGGGGTGCGGCGCCCGAGGGCCTGCCGGAGCGTTCCATCGCGCTCCACGCCCACGGCTTCACGGCGCTGACGATAGGGGCCTCGTGATGCCGCTCGACCAAGCGGAGAAGCCCGCGATCCTCGTGCTCGCACCGATGCCGGCCGCGCCCGTAAGCGCCGGCAACCGGCGCCGGTTGGCGGCCACCTGCGAGGCGCTGACCCGCGGCGGCTTTGCCATCGATCTCGCCTATTACGCCCACGAGGATCAGATCTATCGCCGCTTCGGCCAGCACCCGCCGACCGATCTCGTGGAAATGGAGCGGACGTTCCGCAACGTCTTCCTGATCGAGGCGCGGACCGTGATCCCGCTGAAGACGCGCTCGACCGCCTTCGGAATCGACGAATGGTGTCCCGACGAGGTCGGCGACTTCGTCGCGTGGTACTGCTCCGCGTATCCCGAAACCGGCGCGGTGCTGGTGAACTACGTCTTCCTGTCGCGCGCCCTGGAACGGGTGCCGCCGGGCGTCCTGACACTGATCGACACCCACGACCGCTTCGCCGGCCGCCAGACCCAGTACCGGCCGTTCCGCGCCGAGCCGAACTTCTTCTACACCGACGCGGCCGGCGAGGCGGCGGGGCTGTCGCGGGCCGACGTCGTGCTGGCGATCCAGGCGGCGGAAGCCGGCTCCTTTGCGAGCCTGACCGACAGCCGCGTCCTGCTGCTGCCCCCGCATTTCCCGGCCCAGAAGCCGTTCG from the Methylorubrum extorquens genome contains:
- a CDS encoding peptidase (Evidence 2b : Function from indirect experimental evidences (e.g. phenotypes); Product type e : enzyme); translation: MADALDPVLNDIDRDLDNSLERLFAWLRIPSISTDSAYAGHCREAAHWLEGNLTALGFETSVAETSLHPVVLAHRPKPGAPHVLFYGHYDVQPVDPENLWKTPPFEPRIDETGNSKKIVARGASDDKGQVMTFVEACRAHLAMNGDLPVGVTILIEGAEENGSQGLPEWVEANRERLKADVVLVCDTGMWDRQTPQITTSLRGLAYYEVKVTCADRDLHSGFFGGAAANPIHVLSRIIADLHDADGRVTLPGFYDGVREPPPELLEQWRGLGLTPEKFLGPIGLKEPAGERGRLPIELIQSRPACDVNGIIGGYTGEGTKTVIASQASAKVSFRLVDDQDPEQLSKTFEAFVRARIPADCSVEVICYKGSRAVALPYDMPQLAAAQAALAAEWGRPAVAVGAGGSIPIVGDFKRILGLDTLLIGFGLDDDRIHSPNEKYELTSFHKGTRSWARILSALAQA
- a CDS encoding protein of unknown function (Evidence 5 : Unknown function), which translates into the protein MSAAALSQPMQGAVPGRLIEAAPGACVLRFPLPPSLPIPLHVAAPETVRLVTWVFSGLEAGAPDGPVCLLALEAEGAALREGVTLATHFRDLVVRSEPAASDVLPPSERTLLARALLSAGTAGLAPLGRLFGLIEASVIALPAAEDAPDLADEDHGWSLGGTAIPHGLLFRARAGWGCARVAGARLRFGRHPRQHLTLEPVWGAAPEGLPERSIALHAHGFTALTIGAS